A window of Synchiropus splendidus isolate RoL2022-P1 chromosome 9, RoL_Sspl_1.0, whole genome shotgun sequence contains these coding sequences:
- the cbr1 gene encoding carbonyl reductase [NADPH] 1 codes for MSTKVAVVTGGNKGIGLAIVRGLCKQFTGDVYLTARDVSRGESAVQALSSEGLTAMFHQLDISDSKSITAAADFFSQKYGGVDVLINNAGIAFKVADTAPFAVQAEVTLKTNFFGTRDVMTHFLPLIKTGGRVVNVSSFVSARALNQCSPTLQARFRCDDITEEQLVDLMKSFVDEAKKGEHKHGGWPETAYGVSKIGVTTLSMIHARQLSKSRPSDQVLVNACCPGWVRTDMAGSKAPKSPDEGAITPIYLALLPPGATEPNGKFVSDKKVQPW; via the exons ATGTCAACGAAGGTTGCTGTGGTCACGGGAGGGAACAAAGGCATCGGCCTTGCCATTGTGCGAGGGCTGTGCAAACAGTTCACGGGAGATGTCTACTTGACGGCCCGAGATGT CTCTCGTGGAGAGAGTGCTGTTCAAGCTCTGTCGTCTGAGGGCCTGACTGCCATGTTCCACCAGTTGGACATCAGTGACTCAAAGAGCATAACTGCCGCTGCTGATTTCTTCTCTCAGAAGTATGGAGGAGTGGATGTCCTCATTAACAATGCAGGCATTGCATTCAAAG TGGCTGATACAGCGCCGTTTGCTGTCCAGGCTGAAGTCACATTGAAGACCAACTTTTTTGGAACGAGGGATGTGATGACTCACTTCCTGCCGCTCATCAAAACTGGAG GTCGTGTTGTCAATGTCTCCAGCTTTGTTAGCGCTCGGGCTCTGAACCAGTGCAGTCCGACTCTTCAGGCCCGATTCcgctgtgatgacatcacagaggaGCAGCTTGTGGATCTGATGAAATCTTTTGTCGACGAGGCAAAGAAAGGAGAGCACAAGCACGGTGGTTGGCCGGAAACTGCGTATGGTGTGTCCAAGATCGGAGTGACG ACACTGTCCATGATCCACGCCCGTCAGCTGTCCAAATCAAGACCCAGTGATCAG GTCCTAGTTAACGCCTGTTGTCCTGGATGGGTTCGCACTGACATGGCGGGATCCAAGGCACCGAAATCACCAGATGAAGGAGCCATAACTCCCATCTACTTGGCCTTGCTTCCTCCTGGAGCCACTGAACCGAATGGGAAGTTTGTTTCCGACAAAAAAGTCCAGCCGTGGTGA